The Besnoitia besnoiti strain Bb-Ger1 chromosome Unknown contig00014, whole genome shotgun sequence genome contains a region encoding:
- a CDS encoding uncharacterized protein (encoded by transcript BESB_026340): MMPFSGAQAPASSFPPGAQPPPAASSSSWEAAAAVAASGAPQWNGPVAGSAAAAATASAGAVTAPITAFSRRCFLDSLSTLVGRKLLLLDETLAGPLSLLVDTTTLQQHGVDRCYPLRAFPVPARSLAAGAAAAPFVVFVCRPRLALLPLIVQHIHFIEKTYEPTQPPSHLSASFSSYSSFPAPSAFSPSGRHYFVLFVPSSSDFLASELRRLLSNPPPVPSSLSAPAPSDAGSSSSLISNLSNLPAALTNTLMLSSSGGAGSSASSSAAASSSALQLNLDSTTVAGCPLYFFPLAPDVLSMELPNSFRDIHISGDPSPCLFAAASVQLLQQELQQSAVIPHLRCLGSAAKTVADHLIQQRKEKQAAAQQQALWGEPGGPPVPTGLDAWANGGGRGGQDGGRGLFAGGEVHGFGREKEDEHDEIHAELAPVAPPVRFVLSKEDLGAGAADAAEGGLGGAGATRMPPGGAPDASAASKGAASSAGGNADPSSVKHAESAPTGLSEANSGGDPRMGARAGSADASAEAVGGRPKVHGDGEWVAGSPPSAGLRGPPETGGGLTACGPTMPKIDMLVLVDRRSDLITPLCSAFTYEALLDLVFGIDSAALEVPRQLLHQQSASGAGGVNAGAPGKNGIPVLLPGGRRQKVPLSSDGLFATLRDLHQSAVGGHLHRVANEIQQTYKEKDKLRSIQEISVFMNKFKVKQQEHSSLSLHVRLASFLASVTKDPAFFKRLTLEDELLQSAGSGAAGAGGFSGGTLSASALTQLENMIDATAPSGDLWWSVPGASPFLGSHAPGGEDAPGSGGSGGAPGAAGRGGGVGGLAVHPARPAAAPCVEDVYRLLCLASVVNGGLRGKQLETLRRGLVQQHGLKEAARMARLQKVGLLRQSDGTGAGGGGSSGSGASKGGGNVVGSWKTLKKECNLMVEEEQSADDIAYACSGYAPLSVRLLQFLHEQPNGWRSIPHILSLLWGPAMEVRQQQPAAGPLQAQQRLLELQRLQKSERAPPADGGDSSNIMTVMVMYLGGVTYAEIAAIRKLNELEVVKHEQHLQQQELAARQGAAPPPGKPPTRRRYIIVTTEITNYKKLLASCGDAAEDPCERFPWRAVDPN, translated from the exons ATGATGCCTTTTTCGGGAGCTCAGGCGCCAGCCTCCTCTTTCCCGCCCGGTGCGCAgcccccgcccgccgcctcctcctcctcatgggaggcagccgcagctgtgGCGGCCTCCGGAGCGCCGCAGTGGAACGGGCCCGTGGCGggctcggccgcggcggcggccacTGCATCTGCAGGTGCAGTCACGGCTCCGATCACGGCGTTTTCGCGGAGATGTTTCCTGGATTCGTTGAGCACTTTGGTAGGCCGGAAGTTGTTGCTGCTGGACGAGACCCTCGCAGGcccgctgtcgcttctgGTGGACAcgacgacgctgcagcagcacgggGTCGACCGCTGCTATCCTCTGCGAGCCTTTCCCGTCCCCGCGCGATCGCTGGCTGCCggagctgcggccgccccgTTTGTGGTTTTCGTCTGTCGGCCGCGACTCGCCCTTCTGCCTCTGATTGTTCAGCATATCCACTTCATTGAGAAGACGTACGAACCCACTCAGCCGCCCTCCCACTTATCtgcgtccttctcttcttaCTCCTCCTTcccggcgccgtcggccttctcgccgtcggggCGACACTACTTTGTTCTCTTCGTCCCGTCCTCATCCGACTTCCTTGCCAGCGAACTTCGGCGGCTGCTCTCCAACCCCCCGCCCGTGccgtcctctctgtctgcccCCGCGCCCTCTGACGCAGGCTCATCCTCGTCTCTCATCTCGAATCTCAGCAATCTGCCCGCGGCTCTCACCAACACGCTGATGCTCAGCTCGTCGGGCGGGGCGGGCTCGTCGGCatcctcgtcggcggcggcatcCTCCTCTGCACTCCAGCTGAACCTCGACAGCACGACCGTGGCAGGGTGCCCGCTCTACTTCTTCCCGCTGGCCCCAGACGTGCTCTCGATGGAGTTGCCGAACTCGTTCCGCGATATCCACATCTCCGGCGACCCTTCGccctgtctcttcgcggcggcctctgtgcAGCTTCTCCAGCAGGAGCTCCAACAGAGCGCCGTTATCCCCCATCTCCGCTGCCTGGGCAGCGCAGCCAAGACGGTCGCCGATCACCTCATTCAACAACGAAAAGAGaagcaggcagctgcgcagcaaCAGGCGCTCTGGGGCGAGCCGGGGGGGCCTCCCGTCCCCACGGGCCTCGACGCTTGGGCCAACGGGGGAGGGCGTGGGGGGCAGGACGGTGGCCGCGGGCTCTTTGCTGGGGGCGAGGTCCACGGCTTCGGTCGTGAAAAGGAGGATGAACACGACGAAATTCACGCAGAGCTCGCCCCGGTTGCCCCGCCAGTTCGATTCGTACTAAGCAAGGAGGACCTTggtgcaggcgccgccgacgcggctgAGGGcggtctcggcggcgcgggcgccacgCGAATGCCGCCGGGAGGCGCCCCagacgcctctgcagcctcaaaaggcgcggcgtcgtctgccggCGGAAACGCAGATCCTTCTTCTGTGAAACACGCAGAATCCGCGCCGACGGGGCTCAGCGAGGCGAACTCGGGGGGCGACCCCCGGATGGGGGCCCGAGCAGGCAGTGCAGACGCAAGCGCGGAGGCCGTGGGCGGCAGGCCCAAAGTCCACGGTGACGGCGAGTGGGTAGCGGGTAGtccgccgtcggcggggCTCCGAGGCCCCCCCGAGACTGGGGGCGGCCTCACCGCGTGCGGGCCGACGATGCCAAAGATCGACATGCTCGTTTTGGTTGACCGCCGCTCAGATCTCATCACGCCGTTGTGCTCGGCCTTCACGTATGAGGCACTTTTGGACCTTGTGTTTGGCATCGATTCCGCCGCACTGGAAGTCCCTCGGCAGCTCCTCCATCAGCAgtcagcgagcggcgccggcggggtcaacgcgggcgcgccgggcaAGAACGGCATCCCAGTTTTGCTgcctggcgggcgccgccagaaGGTGCCTTTGTCCTCCGACGGGCTCTTTGCGACTTTGCGAGACCTGCACCAGTCAGCGGTCGGCGGGCACCTCCACCGGGTGGCGAACGAGATTCAGCAGACTTACAAGGAGAAGGACAAGCTGCGCTCCATTCAGGAGATCTCGGTATTCATGAACAAGTTCAAAGTCAAGCAGCAGGAAcactcctcgctctctcttcacGTCCGGCTGGCGTCgttcctcgcctccgtcaCCAAGGATCCCGCCTTCTTCAAGCGCCTCACACTCGAAGATGAGCTGCTGCAGTCCGCTGGGagtggcgcggcaggcgccggcggcttcAGCGGAGGGACGCTGAGCGCCTCAGCCCTCACGCAGCTGGAAAACATGATCGACGCGACCGCTCCCTCAGGCGACCTCTGGTGGTCTGTGccgggcgcgtctccgttTTTGGGCTCCCACGCGcccggaggcgaggacgcgccgggGAGCGGCGGCTCTGGCGGGGccccgggggcggcggggcgcggaggcggcgtgggcggcctcgcagtccaccccgcgaggcccgcggcggccccaTGCGTCGAGGATGTGTATCGGctgctctgcctcgcctcagTCGTCAACGGCGGCCTTAGGGGGAAGCAGCTGGAgaccctccgccgcggcttggTGCAGCAGCACGGGCTcaaggaagccgcgcgcatgGCTCGGCTCCAGAAGGTCGGCCTCCTCAGGCAGTCTGACGGAACAGGCgccgggggaggggggtcCAGCGGCTCCGGAGCCAGCAAGGGTGGCGGAAACGTCGTAGGAAGTTGGAAGACGCTGAAAAAAGAGTGCAACCTCATGGTTGAGGAGGAGCAGTCCGCCGACGACATCGCCTACGCCTGCTCGGGATACGCGCCGCTGTCTGTCCG CCTGCTTCAGTTTTTGCATGAGCAGCCGAACGGGTGGCGGTCGATTCCGCACATTCTGTCTCTCTTGTGGGGGCCGGCGATGGAggtgcgccagcagcagccggcggcggggcccCTGCAGGCTCAGCAGAGGCTTTtggagctgcagagactgcagaagagcgagcgggcgcctccggcggacggcggagacagctcgAACATCATGAC